The SAR116 cluster alpha proteobacterium HIMB100 genome has a window encoding:
- a CDS encoding hypothetical protein (PFAM: Protein of unknown function (DUF521)) — protein sequence MKLNDEEQAMLAGEAGPAVKWAIEHQLQVGQMFDAADMVHVSQAHMMADPESLGEAGVAFAEKMAEEGAEVKIPMITDPRGVDLSCYELLGQTEDMANLERRFIAACTAMGIMMTNTCINYQTIMPPVFGDHVAFGDTGVVIYSNSVCGARSNFEGGPSALAAGLTGRTPRYGLHLDAQRQATRRYHVRHSPKDLMQWGVLGAAIGRMAGSYWEVPVIEGIEAAPTSDQLKHFGAAMASYGSIPMFHIVGITPECHRLSDVGAETLSTTEITAEILTSLQAPFTATGEAVDVVVFAAPQLSLVEMGQLASLCKGRKRAETTDMIVCTSAQVYGDAVSMGYVSALEAFGARVLVGTCFYQQYAREIGEANGWTRLLSNSAKIVNILGGYGYKPALASMSACINSAEKGVIVT from the coding sequence ATGAAATTAAATGACGAAGAACAGGCAATGCTGGCCGGCGAGGCCGGGCCAGCGGTAAAATGGGCGATTGAGCACCAGCTGCAGGTTGGCCAAATGTTTGATGCCGCAGATATGGTTCATGTCAGTCAGGCTCATATGATGGCGGACCCGGAATCCCTGGGTGAGGCCGGCGTAGCTTTTGCTGAGAAGATGGCCGAAGAGGGTGCAGAGGTAAAAATCCCGATGATTACTGACCCGCGCGGTGTTGATCTGTCTTGTTATGAGCTGCTTGGCCAGACAGAAGACATGGCCAATCTGGAGCGTCGTTTCATTGCTGCCTGCACGGCTATGGGCATCATGATGACGAATACTTGTATCAACTATCAGACCATTATGCCGCCGGTGTTTGGTGACCATGTGGCCTTTGGGGATACCGGCGTTGTGATTTATTCGAATTCTGTATGTGGAGCGCGTTCAAATTTTGAAGGCGGGCCATCTGCACTGGCCGCAGGTCTGACTGGCCGCACGCCGCGCTATGGTCTGCATCTGGATGCCCAGCGCCAAGCCACCAGACGCTATCATGTCCGACACAGCCCAAAAGATCTGATGCAATGGGGTGTTCTGGGCGCAGCGATTGGCCGGATGGCAGGCAGCTACTGGGAAGTGCCTGTTATTGAAGGAATTGAAGCAGCGCCAACATCAGACCAGCTGAAACATTTCGGCGCGGCAATGGCCAGCTATGGGTCTATCCCTATGTTTCATATTGTCGGCATCACACCTGAATGTCACCGGCTGAGTGATGTTGGCGCCGAGACCCTGTCAACCACTGAGATAACAGCTGAGATTCTGACCAGCCTTCAGGCCCCTTTTACCGCCACAGGCGAGGCAGTTGATGTGGTGGTGTTTGCTGCCCCCCAGCTCAGCCTTGTTGAAATGGGCCAGTTGGCCAGCCTATGTAAAGGCCGGAAACGGGCAGAGACAACAGATATGATTGTCTGCACCTCTGCACAAGTTTATGGCGATGCTGTCTCTATGGGATATGTGTCGGCACTGGAGGCATTTGGCGCACGGGTTCTGGTCGGGACCTGTTTTTATCAGCAATATGCCCGCGAGATTGGTGAAGCAAATGGCTGGACCAGACTGCTCAGCAATTCTGCAAAGATTGTGAATATCCTGGGCGGTTATGGTTATAAGCCTGCATTGGCCAGCATGTCAGCTTGTATAAATTCTGCTGAAAAAGGGGTGATTGTGACATGA
- a CDS encoding Protein of unknown function (DUF3445) (PFAM: Protein of unknown function (DUF3445)), with product MSRPEHMPLPPIAKLPALSLGVQGCAPVYWLDGPDAFGDQTMRARQLAEKKYLLSEQAADVFDFVADGQAAALEASQTIASHLYQYHNMTVSPEQAACLRQISALIPEDVLVISRSDDSGPEADWMLTAASLCFPSHWHLSEKMGQSITAIHAPVPGFTDRLAKPVNRFLTAMLPGCLSQRLNWSVQSDDRLFAPSRAAVTDRPHSAEAWGEVIHIRIERQCFYKLPESRAVLFTIRTSLAPLNRFRQQPEFVDSVRKQTDKLSPAFREYKNISAVEEGLRVWIDNYLPRAT from the coding sequence ATGTCCCGACCAGAACATATGCCCCTTCCGCCGATCGCAAAACTGCCTGCCTTGTCTTTGGGGGTGCAGGGGTGTGCGCCTGTTTACTGGCTGGATGGGCCAGATGCCTTTGGTGACCAGACTATGCGGGCGCGCCAATTAGCCGAAAAAAAATATCTTCTGTCTGAACAGGCTGCTGATGTTTTTGATTTTGTTGCTGATGGACAGGCCGCCGCGCTGGAGGCAAGCCAAACAATTGCCAGCCATCTGTATCAGTATCACAATATGACAGTTAGCCCTGAACAGGCAGCCTGCCTGCGACAGATATCTGCGTTGATCCCAGAAGATGTGCTTGTGATAAGTCGTTCTGATGACAGCGGGCCAGAGGCTGACTGGATGTTGACCGCCGCCAGCTTGTGCTTTCCCAGCCATTGGCACTTGTCTGAAAAAATGGGGCAATCAATCACCGCCATTCATGCCCCCGTGCCTGGTTTTACAGATAGACTGGCCAAGCCTGTGAACCGGTTTTTAACTGCTATGCTGCCTGGCTGCCTGTCGCAACGCCTGAATTGGTCAGTGCAATCAGATGACAGGCTGTTTGCGCCTTCACGTGCCGCAGTCACAGATAGGCCGCATTCAGCCGAAGCGTGGGGCGAGGTCATTCATATACGTATCGAACGGCAGTGTTTTTATAAATTACCTGAGAGCAGGGCTGTTCTGTTTACCATCCGGACCAGCCTGGCACCCCTGAACCGGTTTCGCCAGCAGCCTGAATTCGTAGATTCTGTCCGCAAGCAGACTGACAAACTGTCCCCCGCTTTTCGCGAATATAAAAACATCAGCGCAGTCGAAGAGGGATTACGGGTTTGGATTGACAATTATCTGCCGAGAGCGACATGA
- a CDS encoding NADH:flavin oxidoreductase (PFAM: NADH:flavin oxidoreductase / NADH oxidase family) translates to MSSAKLFSPITIGGVELRNRIIVAPMCQYSAVDGNANDWHLMHIGQFAVSGVGLIIMEASGVTPEGRISPGCLGLWSDDNQAALKRVVAFCHDYGNAKMGIQLSHAGRKGSTELPWLGGAPIASTDARGWQTCAPSATPYSEAFETPDALDENGMNAIRDAFVQSARRADEIGFDVVELHMAHGYLLHQFLSPLSNQRNDSYGGALEGRMKFPLEIFEAVRAVWPKHKALGVRFSATDWVESSSWDVREATAFSHELKKRGVDFIDVSSGGNSPLQNIDVGPGYQTGFASDIRRDTKLPTMAVGQITEPKQAEAILRSGQADMIALARGMLYNPRWAWHAAEALDAETAYAPQYMRTNKALRGLPIPGNPPTPK, encoded by the coding sequence ATGTCTTCTGCAAAATTATTTAGCCCCATTACAATTGGCGGTGTTGAGCTGCGCAACCGAATCATTGTTGCCCCTATGTGCCAATATAGCGCGGTGGACGGCAACGCGAATGACTGGCATCTGATGCATATCGGTCAGTTTGCGGTATCAGGTGTTGGCTTAATCATCATGGAAGCTTCAGGTGTTACGCCAGAGGGCAGAATTTCACCAGGCTGTCTAGGCCTGTGGTCAGATGATAATCAGGCTGCCCTGAAACGGGTTGTGGCGTTTTGTCATGATTATGGCAACGCCAAGATGGGGATTCAGCTGAGCCATGCCGGACGCAAAGGGTCAACAGAACTGCCCTGGCTGGGTGGTGCGCCTATCGCGTCAACAGATGCACGTGGCTGGCAGACCTGTGCGCCGTCCGCAACACCTTATTCAGAGGCGTTTGAGACACCGGATGCACTGGATGAAAACGGGATGAATGCCATCAGGGATGCCTTTGTTCAGTCCGCCCGCCGTGCGGATGAAATCGGCTTTGATGTGGTTGAGCTTCATATGGCACATGGCTATCTTCTGCATCAGTTTTTATCGCCGCTCAGCAATCAGCGTAATGACAGCTATGGCGGGGCCCTGGAGGGGCGGATGAAATTCCCCTTGGAAATATTTGAAGCTGTGCGTGCGGTGTGGCCAAAACATAAGGCGTTAGGGGTCCGGTTTTCCGCAACAGATTGGGTAGAGAGCTCAAGCTGGGATGTGCGCGAAGCAACCGCCTTTTCACATGAGCTGAAGAAACGCGGCGTTGATTTCATTGATGTGTCAAGCGGCGGAAATTCCCCTTTGCAGAATATTGATGTTGGCCCGGGATACCAAACCGGCTTTGCCAGTGATATCCGGCGTGACACAAAGCTGCCCACAATGGCGGTCGGGCAAATTACAGAACCGAAACAGGCAGAAGCCATTTTACGGTCAGGTCAGGCCGACATGATCGCCCTTGCCAGGGGTATGTTATATAACCCGCGCTGGGCCTGGCACGCCGCAGAAGCTCTGGATGCAGAGACTGCATACGCGCCGCAATATATGCGCACCAATAAAGCCCTGCGTGGCCTGCCGATCCCAGGTAACCCGCCGACCCCGAAATAA
- a CDS encoding hypothetical protein (PFAM: Carbon monoxide dehydrogenase subunit G (CoxG)): MELKQSQDIPLPLDDVWAALNDADILAKAIPGCQELNKVSDTELTAKVKLKIGPVSATFTGEVTLSELNPPRSYVISGSGKGGVAGGATGSARVELEPIDNGAGTRLTYEVDAAVTGKIAQLGSRLIESTAKKLATKFFTDFIAVLSPEAEQS, from the coding sequence ATGGAACTGAAACAATCACAGGATATCCCGCTTCCCCTTGATGATGTCTGGGCCGCTTTAAATGATGCCGACATATTGGCGAAGGCTATACCAGGCTGTCAGGAACTGAATAAAGTGTCTGACACAGAACTGACCGCAAAGGTAAAGCTAAAGATCGGGCCTGTTTCCGCCACCTTTACAGGCGAGGTGACCTTGTCTGAACTGAACCCGCCGCGTTCTTATGTCATATCAGGGTCAGGCAAAGGCGGTGTTGCAGGCGGGGCAACAGGTTCAGCCCGGGTGGAGCTGGAGCCCATAGATAATGGTGCAGGAACCAGACTGACTTATGAGGTTGATGCGGCAGTGACCGGCAAAATCGCTCAGTTAGGATCACGGCTGATCGAAAGTACGGCCAAGAAATTAGCGACCAAGTTTTTTACCGATTTTATCGCTGTGTTATCGCCTGAGGCTGAACAAAGCTAG
- a CDS encoding aerobic-type carbon monoxide dehydrogenase, middle subunit CoxM/CutM-like protein (PFAM: FAD binding domain in molybdopterin dehydrogenase; CO dehydrogenase flavoprotein C-terminal domain): MYATSYIKAKDVADAVSHLSGADEGKLLAGGQTLIPTLKQRLAASDCLVDLADAGLSGISDESSSIRIGAMTRHVEVETSDVVKKAIPALAALAGGIGDRQVRNCGTIGGSVANNDPSACYPSAVMALGATIHTDKRDIAAGDYFTGMFETALAEDEVITAISFPKPETAAYVKFPNPASRYAMVGVFTAKTASGVAVAITGAGQDGVFRHDGLEAALNASFTADAVDGVAVDDSDLMSDMHASADYRAHLIVEMTKRAVAAC, from the coding sequence ATGTATGCAACAAGTTATATCAAAGCCAAAGATGTCGCTGATGCGGTCAGCCATCTGAGCGGTGCTGATGAAGGCAAGCTGTTGGCCGGGGGACAGACCCTGATCCCAACACTGAAACAGCGTCTGGCCGCCTCTGATTGTCTGGTGGACTTGGCTGATGCTGGCCTGTCAGGGATCAGTGATGAGAGCAGCAGCATCCGTATCGGGGCAATGACCCGCCATGTTGAGGTGGAGACATCTGATGTAGTGAAAAAAGCAATCCCGGCTCTGGCTGCTCTGGCTGGGGGTATTGGTGACAGACAGGTGCGTAATTGCGGTACGATTGGCGGATCTGTGGCCAATAATGATCCGTCTGCCTGTTATCCGTCTGCGGTGATGGCTTTGGGCGCAACCATTCATACCGACAAACGAGATATCGCTGCTGGTGATTATTTCACAGGTATGTTTGAAACAGCATTGGCTGAAGATGAGGTGATTACGGCCATCAGCTTCCCCAAACCAGAAACAGCCGCCTATGTGAAATTTCCAAACCCGGCATCACGCTATGCCATGGTCGGCGTGTTTACAGCGAAAACCGCGTCTGGCGTGGCTGTCGCCATTACCGGGGCGGGACAGGATGGTGTGTTTCGTCATGACGGGCTGGAAGCTGCGCTGAATGCCAGCTTTACAGCGGATGCTGTTGACGGGGTTGCGGTTGATGACAGCGATTTGATGAGCGATATGCACGCATCAGCAGATTACCGCGCACATCTGATTGTTGAGATGACAAAGCGGGCCGTTGCTGCCTGTTAA